The nucleotide sequence GAAGCTGTTGTGATATTCTGCGCACCGATGCATTATTCTTTTCTTTTGAATTCCTTAAAAAAAGAAAAAGGATTATCTGAACTTGGTATTACAGTTGAAAACATTAATATTGCCGCATTGCTTGATAAAATGAAACCGTTTGTGCAGAAGAACAGGATAATGCAGAGTAACTATGAAACCGCTTTAAATATTCTTGGGCTGAAAAAACCCCAAAGGTTCAACGCTTCCGGGGCGGTTCTTATCCCTGCATGATATATTCCACGTTCGACCTGACAGCTCGATAGCACTTCATGAATTCATGGATTTCAGGGGGTAATTCTGTGGAAACAGGCAGCCCAAGAGCCTGGGCGTCTTTTGCCGAGATGAGCTGGGCATGTACCATTTCGCCGCCGATGAGTTTCTCAACAACCTGTTTTTGCTTTTCCTTGTCATCGAATTTGCCCTCAAGCAATTCATTTACCAGTGCCCTCGTGAAGTTCAGTGCTTTTTCTGCGATATCGCTCATCACGAGAGTAGTATCGTCAGCTTCAAGCCCCTTTTTCCTTGCCACATGCAGCCATGAAGGCGCAGGAAACACGCCGCGCAGGAAATCCCCCACCTGCGGGTCTACGGGACCCAGTGATGCGTCTTTATCCATTATAATTTCATCTGCTGCCAGAGCTATTATAGTCCCCCCTGACATGGAATAATGCGGAACAAATACGCGGGTCTTAGCATTGTGATTTTTTAATGCCCGCGCTATCTGCATAGAGGCATGCAACTGCCCTCCGGGGGTATGGAGGATCAGGTCGATGGGCTTATCCTTTGCCTCGCGGATGCCTCTTAAAACGTCTTCGGCGTCCTCCACATCTATGTATTGATAAACAGGCAAGCCAAGCATGGAAATCGCTTCCTTTCGATGTATCATGGTCATGACCTTTGTGCCCCATTTTTCTTCCATTTCACGAATCTTACCAAGTCTCTTTCTCCGCGATGCACGTAACTGAAGCTGCGGGTACATCATCAAATAGAGAAAAAACAGTATTCCAAACAGAATCAGAATATCCGTGGTGCTTATCTGGTCAAACATATGTAATCATTGTTTTCCTGATTAATAAGTATAATTTATGAAAATTCCCCAGATAATGAGAACAACTGCGCCGAATATTATGAAACGGGCAAAGGTCTTGTTTATCATTCCAACAAGCTCAGACGGTCCTGACCATTTCACGAGCAGCATCTTATTCCCAGTACTTATTATGCTTGCAAGGACTGCTGTTATCGCAGCGGTAGTGTATGAAACATCACCGTGCACGGCAAGCGCAGCCGCTGATGCCGTTACCACAGCGCTGCTGATAAATCCTCCGAGTGCTGTTGCATAAACCCCGGCAACGCCAGCCCGGTGGTTGGCGATACTCGAAACAACGGATAATGCTGTAAAACCGAGGGCGAATTTTATTGCAGGGGATAGTGCAAATGGTGACTGCAATTGTATGGTCTCGCTAACGGGTTTTATGTTTCTTGATTTAATGACCGCAGCAACGGCAAACAGGGTAATAAGAAGTTGCGGCAGAGCCATAAAATAAAGCACCCTGCCGCTCGGGTCAACAATAAAAGCTATAACCAGATTCCTGATCAGCATTGCAGCATTGGACAATATTATCCCCACAAAACTGGATTCAATCAGTTCGCTCCTTTTTTTTGCCATTGCAGCTAAGGCGCCTGTAGTTGCTTCACTGTTCACAAGCCCGCCAAGCAACCCGGACAATGGTATCCCTCGTTTTGTTCCCATTTTTTTCATGACCACAAAGCTGATGAAGCTCAAGGTAGCCACTATTATCACAATCAGGAGAATCGTTCTGGGATTGATGACACCCATGAACCATTCATCCGGAGTTATGGGATAGAGTATGAAGACAACAGCCAGGAAACGAGTGCCGCTTAAAATCTCATCGTCTGTCAGATTCGTTGCAAATGAATGCAAGGGACGTTTCTCAGCAAGCAGCAGGGTTAAAACAACTGCTCCCACGATAGCGACAAGGTACAGTTCATAGTTTATAAGTATGCCCAGAAGGAAAGTACAATAGAATGCAATCGGACCTGTTACGCCCGGCTGTTTCAATGTCACATTTTTTATGTAAACATATATTGTCGCTATCACCGCAAAAAAGGCAAGAGAAATCAGCAGAATTCCTGGATTGATAATCTGTGCCAGATATGACGAAATCATTCCAGCGATGCAGGCAATCGTAAATGAGCGAACCCCTGCAATCAATTCCATTGCTTCAGGACGCCTGTGTTCTCTTTCTATGCCGATGAGAATACCGATAAGCGCAGCAAGGGCTAATTTTTGAAAAAAAACGATGTTGGCTTCCGTATTACCAAAGGATTGCGGCACCAGGTCAATCATTAATAATCAATGGTTAATACTTTTTTAAATACTTATGTTCTTTCATCAAATTCTTGTTCGCTTCTTTTAGTAAATGATAAATAGAGCCTCCTAGACATGTATATCTAAATTAATAAAAAAGTAGAGATTAAGATGTTTACGATGAGTATTGAGACTTTCATTGAAATATTCAACCTATGCTCATCTTCCTGATAGCCTTCTTCCTTGCAGTCTATAACTGGTATGGATTTATAAGCAGCTTCGCAAGCAAGAAGTGGTTTTAGGCAGAGAGCTTTGTGAACTGCAGAAATTCGGTGCACGATAAGAAAGATAATATTATTAGAAGACATACAGAAGGTTATGAAAATTGTAGTATCAGTAGGCGGGTCTGTACTGGCGCGCGCATTAAGCCCTGAAAAATTCAAAAGCTATGCAGCGGTTTTAAAGGAAATCTCAAAGAAAAACACGGTGCTTATTGTAACAGGCGGCGGGCAGGCTGCGCGCGACTATATTAAAGCGGCAAGAGAACTTGGGGCGGATGAAGCCACCTGCGACCTCATAGGTATAGAACTTACGCGCCTCAACGCAAGGCTGCTTATAGCAGCTTTAGGCGAGGCTGCATACCACGAGCCTCCACTGGAATATACGCAGGCAAAGAATGCAAGCCTGGGCGGCAGGATTGTTGTGATGGGGGGGGTATCACCGGGACATACTACGGATGCAGTGGCTGCAATCCTTGCTGAATATGTCGGCGCCGAGCTTCTCATCAATGCCACCTCAATAGATGGTGTATATACAAGCGACCCCAAGAAGAATAAGGGAGCGAAGAAATTTGAAACCATGACGCCGAAACAGTTGATAGAAGTGGTGATGAAGACCGAGATGATTGCAGGCGCAAATTCGCCTGTTGATCTGCTGGCTGCCAAGGTCATTGAGCGCAGCAATATCAGGACAATAGTCCTGAATGGTGAGAATCCTCGGAATATAGAGGATGCGGCGAGCGGGAAGCATAAGGGGACGGTGATTGAGACAGATAAATCGGCTCGTACAGGCACTAGACTTGAGAAAGATGATTCGGAGCTGGATACCTGCAATCTTGGTTATTTCAGTGATAAGGGATGCGACTACTGATTTTTAATTTAGCATCGATATTGCTGATGCTTGCTATACAAGTCTCTTCCTGTTGGGCAAGGGATGTTGAACTGCAAGCGGCATGCCAAGCACCGCAATAAAACCGCCGGCGCCGATCTCGAGCGCGATGGGTGTGTAATAAATGCATGACAGAGTTTAATTTATTAAGCGCCCCCTTTTAGATACAAATGAACGATAAAAAGATCGCCATTAATGAAACTGATAAGGGCATTCGGAGAGAAGTAAATCCACGATATCTCAAAAAATTGGAAAAAATTCAGAAGCAGAAAGGCATTAGATTTAAAAGCGCTGAAGAATTTGAGGCATATTTTCCAGTATAATCCTCACTGTTCATGTTGTTGTAGTGTTTTTTTCAAAAAACAAAGTAATTGATTGATTAGAATAAATTTCTTCATGTGGAAGCCCCACATTTCTGATTATTATTTGTTGGTTAGTTGGATTATCTATAATATCATTTAATCTTAAGTTATTTTTGTTATAATTAATGAACTTAAGTTGTTTACTCTCATCGATAACGGCTTCGTTGATTTCAATATCGAATTGATAAGAGTTATTGAATTTTATCTTCCACATCTG is from Candidatus Methanoperedens sp. and encodes:
- a CDS encoding ATP-dependent Clp protease proteolytic subunit → MFDQISTTDILILFGILFFLYLMMYPQLQLRASRRKRLGKIREMEEKWGTKVMTMIHRKEAISMLGLPVYQYIDVEDAEDVLRGIREAKDKPIDLILHTPGGQLHASMQIARALKNHNAKTRVFVPHYSMSGGTIIALAADEIIMDKDASLGPVDPQVGDFLRGVFPAPSWLHVARKKGLEADDTTLVMSDIAEKALNFTRALVNELLEGKFDDKEKQKQVVEKLIGGEMVHAQLISAKDAQALGLPVSTELPPEIHEFMKCYRAVRSNVEYIMQG
- a CDS encoding MgtC/SapB family protein; the encoded protein is MIDLVPQSFGNTEANIVFFQKLALAALIGILIGIEREHRRPEAMELIAGVRSFTIACIAGMISSYLAQIINPGILLISLAFFAVIATIYVYIKNVTLKQPGVTGPIAFYCTFLLGILINYELYLVAIVGAVVLTLLLAEKRPLHSFATNLTDDEILSGTRFLAVVFILYPITPDEWFMGVINPRTILLIVIIVATLSFISFVVMKKMGTKRGIPLSGLLGGLVNSEATTGALAAMAKKRSELIESSFVGIILSNAAMLIRNLVIAFIVDPSGRVLYFMALPQLLITLFAVAAVIKSRNIKPVSETIQLQSPFALSPAIKFALGFTALSVVSSIANHRAGVAGVYATALGGFISSAVVTASAAALAVHGDVSYTTAAITAVLASIISTGNKMLLVKWSGPSELVGMINKTFARFIIFGAVVLIIWGIFINYTY
- the pyrH gene encoding UMP kinase, with the translated sequence MKIVVSVGGSVLARALSPEKFKSYAAVLKEISKKNTVLIVTGGGQAARDYIKAARELGADEATCDLIGIELTRLNARLLIAALGEAAYHEPPLEYTQAKNASLGGRIVVMGGVSPGHTTDAVAAILAEYVGAELLINATSIDGVYTSDPKKNKGAKKFETMTPKQLIEVVMKTEMIAGANSPVDLLAAKVIERSNIRTIVLNGENPRNIEDAASGKHKGTVIETDKSARTGTRLEKDDSELDTCNLGYFSDKGCDY